Within Sandaracinaceae bacterium, the genomic segment CGGCGCTCCCCGCCTCGGTGCAGCGCGACGCGAGCCTCTTCGCGGCCGAGCTCGGCCTCTCGCGCGACAGCGAGTTCGGGCAGGCCCTGCGCGCCCTGGCCACGCACTTCCGCAGCTTCGAGGAGTCGAGCGAGCCGCCGCGCGACACCGGGCGGATCTATCTCGACCTCTCCCGCGGTAAGCGCGGCATCTGCCGGCACCGCGCGTACGGCTTCGTCATCACCGCGATCGGGCTCGGCATGCACGCGCGCTTCGTGCAGAACGAGGCGCACGCGTGGGCGGAGGTGGAGCTGCCGGGTGACGCGGGCTGGCTGCGGGTGGATCTGGGCGGCGCGGCGACGGGGCTCGAGGCGCGCGGCGCGGAGAACCGACCCCCGCACCGGCCCGACGTGACCGATCCGCTGCCGCGCCCCGAGGCGTACGAGCGCGCCTACGAAGAGGCGGCGCAGATGAGCGGCCTCCGCGCGCCCGAGCCGGGCGAGGGCGGCGGCGAAGGACAGGGCGGCGGCGCGTCTGGCGTTGGAGAGGACGGCGACTCCGAGCTGTCGGGCGCCGCGCCGTCAGAAGGCCCGAGCGCGCAGCCGCAGCCCGGGAGCGGGGCGCGACGCCCTCTCACGCTCACCGTCGATCGGCGCGCGTTCGAGGTCTTCCGCGGCCGGGAGCTCGAGGTGACCGGCGGCGCCCGATCCGGCGGCGGCGCCGTCGCGGGGCTCCGCGTCGAGGCGCTGCTGCGGGCCCCCCGCGGCGACCGCGAGTGGCTGCTCGGCGTCACCGTCACGGACGAGAACGGCCGCTACCGTGGGGTCTACGGCGTGCCCCCCGACTTGCCGGTCGGTGACTATCAGCTCCTCGTCCGCAGCCCGGGCAACCGCGAGCTCTCGGCGGCCACGGCGCGTTGAGTCTCAGAAGAGGCTCGTGTCCGCGTCCTCGCGCGGCGGGACGACGGCGGCGTCGCCGCGGCGGCGCTCGAGGAAGGTTCGCAAGATGCGCTGCTCGGTGCGGCCACGCTCGCGCACGGGCGTCGGGACGCGCAGGACGAGCTCGAGCTCGCCCGCCTTCGGCATCGCGACCAGGACCCGCGGCTCGACGGAGAACTTCGGGAGCGAGTGCTTGTCGCTGAGGCGGTCCATGAAGGCGCGCGCGGGCTCGACGAAGTCGGCGCACGCGTCGTTGGCCACCGCGAGCAAGGTCTCCTCCGCGCTCCGCCAGTCGTCCTCGGCCTTGATGGGCAGGGTCATCACGTGCACGACGTAGCGGTCCATGAAGGTCTCGTTGGTCACGCCGCCGCTCAGCATCACGCTGTTGGGCACGACGACCGCGCGGCCGGTCCGCTGGTGACCCGGGCCGACCTCGAGGAGCGTGGTCGAGAGCAGGGTGCTGTCGATCACGTCGCCGCGGACGCCGCCCATCTCGACCCGGTCGCCGATCGCGAACGAGCCGCTCGTCGCGCGCAGGATCGAGCCGCTCACGCACATGATCAGCTCTTTGGTCGCGAGCACAATGGCGGCCGCGATGGCCACCACGCTCACCGCGAAGGCCTGGAGCTCCGAGGCCCAGATGACCATCACGCCGAGGCCGAGGCCGATCAGCACGAGGTTCCGGACGCTCGCGGTCCAGCGTCGCCGCATCGCGTCCGACGAGACCTTCATGTTGCGGATGGTCCGCAGCACCGCGAAGCGCGAGAGGATGAGCGCGAAGATGAGCGTCCCGGTGGCGAGCAGGTTCCGCCGCAGCTCGGGGTCGTCCAGGAACGTCCAGGTCACGGGGCACACTTGCCGCCTCGTCGGCCTCCACGCAACATCCGGGCATGAGCCTCGTCGCCAATGTCACCAGCGCCTTCGAGGGTGTCCTCCCGAGCGGCGTCCTCCCGGACGTCGAGAAGCAGGGCAACTTCATCCGGACCAGCTGGGACCGGCTCGCGAAGGTGCCCGGCGGCAAGGCCCTCTTCAGCCGCCTCGTTGGCGTGGCCGCGCCGTACACCGGCTCCATGGGGGCCAAGGTCGTGGAGCTGGGGCGTGGGCACGCGCGGGTCGAGCTCGCCGATCGCCGCAAGGTCCGCAACCACCTCGACTGCGTGCACGCCATCGCGCTGGCCAACCTGGCCGAGCTGACCGGCAACGTCGCGGTGGCCTACACGCTCCCCGACGACGCCCGCTTCATCGTCGCGGGCATGGACATCAGCTACCTCAAGAAGGCGCGCGGCACGATCACCGGCGCCGCGAGCTGCCCCCTGTTCGACTCGAACGAAAAATCCGAGCACGACATCGAGGTCAGCCTCACGAACCGACAGGGCGAGCAGGTGGTGGTCGCCACGCTGCGCACCCTCATCGGTCCGAAGAAGAAGCGGTAGCAGCCCAGCTACTTCTTCTTGGCGGCCGCGGCCTTCGCCTCGAGCCGCGCGCGCAGCCGCGACGCGTAGCCTTCCTTGTTCTCCTGCTTGGCGCGCCCGACCGCGAGCGCGTTCGCCGGCACGTTCTTCGTCACGGTGGTGCCGGTCGCGACGTACGCGCCCTTGCCCACCCGGATGGGCGCGACGAGCTGGCTGTCCGAGCCGATGAAGCAGCCCTCCTCGAGGTGCGTCACGTGCTTCTGGAAGCCGTCGTAGTTGCAGAAGATGGTGCCCGCGCCGACGTTGACGCGGTCCTCGACGATGCCGTCCCCGAGGTAGGCGAGGTGGTTCGCCTTCGCGCCGCGCCCGAGCTTGGTCTTCTTGGTCTCGACGAAGTTGCCGACGTGTGACTCCGGGCCGAGCTCCGAGCCCGGGCGGAGGTGCGAGAACGGGCCGACCTGCGCCCCCTCGCCCACCTTGCTGTCCGTCGCGACGCTGTAGGGCTTGAGGTAGGCGCCCGCGTCGACGGTGACGTTCGTGAGCACGCAGCCCACGTCCAGGCGCGCGCCCTCGCCGATGTGCGTGTCGCCGCGGAGCACCACGCCCGGCTCGAGCACCGCGTCGACCGCGAGGGTGACCCCGTGGTCGATGTCGACCCGCGAGAGATCGCGGATGGTGACGCCGGCCCGGGCGTGCCGCGTCGCGATGCGGCGGCGCATCACGGCGGCGGTCTCGGCGAGCTGCGCGCGGTCGTTGACGCCCTGCAGGCTCGCGAGCGGCCACTCGATCCCCCTCGCGCCGCCGCCCGAGGAGGCGGCCGCGACGATGTCGGTCAGGTAGAGCTCGCCCTGCGCGTTGTCGTCCGAGAGCTCGGCGAGCGCGTCCCGCAGGAAGCCCGCCTCGGCCGCGTAGACCCCGGGGTTGATCTCGTCGATCGCGCGCTCCGCCTCCGACGCGTCCTTGTGCTCGCGGATACCGACGACGGCGTCTCCTTCGCGCAGGATCCGGCCGTAGCCCGTGGGATCGGGCGCGCGGCAGGTCAGGAGGGACAGGGGGCCCTTCCCGTCGGCCCGCGCCTCGGCGCGCGCTTCGACCAGCGCGCTGACGGCCTCGGCCTCGAGGAGCGGCACGTCGCCGTAGAGGATCACGACGTCGCCATCGAAGCCCTCGAGCGCGGGCATGCCGCAGCGCGCCGCGTGCCCGGTGCCTCGCTGCTCGGCCTGCAGCGCGGTCTTCACGCGGTCACCGAAGTCCGCGCGCAGCGCCTCCTCCACCGCCTCGGCGCCGTGGCCGACCACGACGACGACCTCGCTCGCCCCGGCGTCGAAGGCGGCCTGCACGGGCCAGCAGACCATCGGCCTCCCGGAGACCTCGTGCAGCACCTTGGGGAGGCGGCTCTTCATGCGGGTGCCCTGGCCGGCGGCGAGCACGAGGGCGGCGAAGCGGGGGGCGCTCATGGCTCGTGCACATAGCGCACGGACCGCCGACACCCAAGAGGTCTGATACCCTCGGTGACGATGCGCTTTCCTTCGTGGGCCCTCGTCGTCGCTGCGTGCGCGCTCTCTGGCCTCGGGCCTCGGGTCGCGCTCGCGCAGGACGGCACGCTCGTCGTGCCGCCGCCTCCCCCTGCCGACGCGCCGGCCCCGGCGGAGACGCCGCCCGGCGAGGCGCCGCCGCCCGAGTCACCCGCGCCCGAGTCACCCGCGCCTGGCGTCGGCCTCGACTCCCCCGTCCCGGGGCCGAGCGTGCCGGGGTCGGGCGCGCCGCGCCCCGCCGCGTCGCCGCTCGAGGACGCGGTCGCCCCGCTCCTCATCGCGGCCGAGGTCGACCTCGGCGCCGGGCGTCCCGCGCTCGCGCACGCCCGCGCGGGCATCGTCGTGGCCACGCTGCCCCCGGGCACGCCGCTCCGGATCCGCGCCGAGGGGCTGCAGCTCCGCGCGGCGTCCGGGCTCGCCGGCACCGCCGCGCCCTCGCTCGAGGAGGTGCTGGCGCCGCTCGTGGCCCAGGCGGAGCTCGATCTACGCGCGGGGCAGGTCGCCTACGCGGTGCCGCGGCTCGACGTGGCGCTGGGCATGCTGCCGCCGGGGCCGCTGCGACAACGCGCCGAGCAGCTCCGCGCGAGCGTGGGCGGGCCTCCGTTCCAGGGGCAGCAGGCCATGGGCCGGATGCCGCGCCGCGGTGAGATCGTGCGCCCCCCGCGCGATCCCGACCAGGCGGGCGGCGGGGAGTGGGCCGAGCTCTACATCACCAGCGCGCTGTTCGGCGCCGTGACGGGGAGCTGGCTGACCACCGTGGCGTCCGACGGCACGGCGAGCCCCACGACGTACACGCTGACCACGGTCGCGGGCGGCGGGCTCATGGCGGTGGGTGTGCTGGGGCTTCACCTCTCGAACGCGCTGCGCACGGGGGTCCCGCCCACGATCTCGAGCAGCATCCGCTTCGGCTTCCTCCACGGCGGCCTCGTCGTCGGCCTGGTGGGGACCGAGGCGGGCATCGACGGCGACGCGGCGTTCACGCTCATCTGGGGCGGCGGCGCGCTCGGGCTCGCCACGGGGCTCGCGGTCGGCCTCGGCCTCGAGCCGAGCGTGAGGCAGGAGCGCTTCGTCGAGTCGCTCGGGATCTGGCTCGGCGGGCTCGGGACCTACGCCGCGATGATGAGCGACTACGCGGAGCCCACGGTGGGGCTCGCGCTCAGCCTGGTGGGCCTCGACGCCGGCATCCTCCTCGGCCTCGCGCTGGTCGCGGCGGGCCGAGAGCTCCCGCAGCGCCGGACCATGTTCCTCGATCTCGGCTTCGTCGCGGGCGGCGGCTTCGGCGCGCTGGCGGTGCTCGCGGGCTACTACGCCGATCAGTTCCGCGGCGGGGCGGACGTCTGGGCGTTCGGCATCGGCGCCGCGGTCGGCTCGATCGCGGGCTGGACGCTGCTCTGGTTCTTGACCGAGGGGATGACGGACGAGCCGGAGGCGGCGGCGCCCCCGCCGGTGCACCTGACCGCGGCTCCGATCGAGGGCGGCGCGACGGTCGGGCTCTACGGTGCCTTCTGAGCGGCCTGGGCTCGCGCTTCGTCTGGATCCAGGAACCACACCAAGGTCGTAGCGGGTGACAGCCGCGGGGGGCGCTCGCGGGTCGCGAGGCTCACCGGGACGTCGCCCGCGCGGCCGAAGAGCGCCGCGCGCAGGCTGTCGGCGAGCACGCTCTGATGCTCGGGCCCCGCGCGGTGGTGCACGTGCTCGACGAGCTCCACGAAGTGGCGGCCCGCGAGCTCGAAGCGCGCGATCGCCTCCACGTGCAGGAGGCCGCCGTGGGCCGCGATGGCCGCGATCCGCGCCTCCGCGAGGGCCGGGTCGACGCCGAAGGCCGCCTCCGCCCCGAGCGCCGTGACGGCCACGAGGTGTGCGTCGCGGGGGATCGCGTCGAGCACGGACGCGCCCCCGCACGCGAACGTGAGGTCGAAGCCCGTGTGGTCCTCGACCACGCGGGTCTCGCGCGCCTGCTCCGCGTACCACTCGTTCACGTACGCCGCCCACTCGGGCTCGCCCGGCCCCGCGGCGGCGTCGCAGCCGAGCCGAACGTCGTGCCCGGCCGCCTCGAGGGCCAGCGCGAGGGGGGTCGACGCCATCAACGCCTCCGGCCCCCCGACCGCGAGCACGAGCACCCGGCGTGGCGTGGCGAGGGCTCCGAGCCCGGACATCATCAGCGGCATCGCCCCCATACCCAGCAGCTGTTATATCGCCTGCCATGTCCACGCACGAAAACCCCCTGCTCGACCTCGGCTACGACATCCCCTTCGATCGCATCCGCGCCGAGCACGTGGAGCCCGCGATCGAGGCGCTGATCGAGCGCGTGAGGGCGCAGCTCACCGAGATCGGGGACGCGACCGACACGCCCACCTACGCGGGCACGCTCGAGGCGCTCGAGGCGGCGACCGAGCCGCTCGAGCGCGCGTTCGGCGTGGTGGGGCACCTCGAGAGCGTGGCCACCACCGAGGCGCTGCGCGCGGCGTACAACGAGGTCCGCCCGCGGGTGAGCGAGCTCTACTCCTCCATCCCGCTCGACCCGAAGCTCTACGCGCGGCTCGTCGCCTTCTCCGAGACCGAGGAGGCGCAGGCGCTGCCGCCCACCCAGGCGCGCTTCCTCGACAAGGAGCTTCGCTCGTTCCGGCGCAACGGCGCGGACCTCGACGACGCGGGCAAGGAGAAGCTCCGCGCGCTCGACGTCGAGCTGTCGAAGATCACGACCAAGTTCGCCCAGAACCTGCTGGACGAGACGAACGCGTTCGAGCTGATGGTCGAGGACGAGGCGAAGCTCGCCGGTTTGCCCGAGAGCGCGCGCAAGGCGGCCCGGCAGGCGGCCGAGGCGAAGGGCAAGGAGGGCTGGCGCTTCACCCTGCAGGCCCCGAGCGTGATCGCGGTCCTCAGCTACCTCGAGGACGCGTCGATCCGCGAGCAGGTCTGGCGCGCCTACAACACGCGCGCCGCGAGCGGCGAGCGGAACAACCGCCCCCTCATCGAGCGCATCATCCGCCTCCGCCGCGAGAAGGCCGCGCTGCTCGGCTACGAGAGCTTCGCCGACTTCGTGCTCGAGGAGCGCATGGCCAAGCGCGGGGAGGACGCGCAGGCGTTCGTCCGTGATCTGACCGCGAGGACCGAGGCGTTCTTCGCCGCCGAGCAGGAGGAGCTGGCCGCGTTCCGGAAGGAGCTCGAGGGAGAAGGCGCGCCGCCGCTCGCCCCGTGGGACGTCGGCCTCTACTCGGAGAAGCTCCGCAAGGCGCGCTTCGACTTCGACGACGAGGAGGTGCGCCCGTACTTCCCCGTCGACCGCGTGCTCGGCGGGCTCTTCTCGGTGGTCGAGCGGCTCTACGGCATCAAGGTCGACGAGCGCGCCGACGCTCCGGTCTGGCACGAGGACGTCAAGTGCTACCGCCTGGTCGATCAGAGCGGCCGGCAGATCGGCGGCTTCTACGTCGATCTCTTCCCGCGCGAGGACAAGCGCGGCGGCGCCTGGATGAACAGCTTCATCACGGGCGGGCCCAAGGCGGACGGCGGCTTCCGGCCGCACCTCGGGCTCTTCTGCGCGAACGTCACCATGCCGGTCGGAGACGAGCCGGCGCTCCTGACCCACCGCGAGGTCGAGACCCTCTTCCACGAGTTCGGCCACCTCATGCATCACTGCCTGAGCGAGGTCGACGTGCGCAGCCTCGCGGGCACCGCGGTGGCCTGGGACTTCGTGGAGCTGCCCTCGCAGATCATGGAGAACTGGACCTGGGAGCGGGAGGCGCTCGATCTCTTCGCCCGTCATTTCCAGACGGACGAGACGCTCCCGCAGGCGCTGCTCGACAAGATGCAGGCGGCCCGCACCTTCCGCGCCGCGAGCGGCATGATGCGCCAGCTCGGCTTCGCGCACGCGGACCTCGCGCTGCACATCGACTTCGACCCCGAGACCGACGGGGATCCCGTCGCGTACGCGCGCGAGAAGATGCTGCCGTATTCGCCGGTCGAGCCGCCCGAGGACTACGCGATGATCTGCGGCTTCACGCACCTCTTCGCGAGCCCCGTCGGGTACGCGGCTGGCTACTACAGCTACAAGTGGGCCGAGGTCCTCGACGCCGACGCGTTCACCCGCTTCAAGGCGGCGGGCGTCTTCGACGAGAAGGTCGGCGGCGAGTTCCGCGCCAAGATCCTCTCCCGCGGCGACAGCGCCGACCCGGACGAGCTCTTCCGGGACTTCATGGGCCGCGACCCGAGCGTCGACGCGCTGCTCGAGCGCTCCGGCCTCACGGCAACGGCGTAGGCACGTCGCGGTCCGAGGTGTCGCTCCCGAGCCCGAGCCGGCCCTGGGCGCCCTTGCCCCAGCACCAGACCTGCTCCGCGTAGTCGACCGCGCACGTGTGCTGCTCGCCCGCGGCGACGATCCGGACGGCGCTGGGCGCGCCGATCAGCTGCGGTGAGCTCGTGTCGCCGGAGTGACCCAGCCCGGTGCGTCCCTGGGAGCCCTTGCCCCAGCAGTGCAGGCGGCGATCCGCGGTGATCCCGCACGCGTGCTTCGATCCGGTGGCGACGAGCCCCCAGTCGGACCGAGCTCCGACCCGGGTGGGAGACGAGCGGCTGGCGGTGTCGCCGACGCCGAGCTGACCCTCGGCGTTGTCGCCCCAGCACCAGAGCTCGCCCGTCGTCGTCAGCGCGCATCGGGAGCCCTGGCCCGCGTCCAGGGAGATCCAGCCCACGCTGCTCCCGACGCGGGTGGGGGTCATCGGACCTGCGCCCCAGCACCAGAGCGACCCGTCGGTCTGGATCCCGCACGTGTCGTCGTGTCCCGGCGCGATCTGCAGCCACGAGCCGGGCACGAGCGTCGGCGAAGATCGGTCGGACGCGTCTCCGATGCCCAGACGTCCCGCCGCGCCGCTGCCCCAGCAGTACCCGGAGCCCGTGGCGTCGATGCCGCAGCAGTGGTTCGAGCCGCAGCTGACGTCGCTCCAGTTGCGCCCGGGGTCGACGCGGGTCAGCGAGCTGCGGTCGGTGGTGTCGCCGACGCCGAGCTGACCCTCTCGATTGCGTCCCGCGCAGTAGAGCGCGCCGCCCGCGCTCAGCGCGCACGTGACCGAGTCCCCCGCCGTCACCTGCACCCAGTCCGACGCCGCGCCGAGTCGGACGGGCGTCTCGCGGTCGACGCCGTCGCCGAGCCCGAGCTGCCCGCTCCCGTTCGCGCCCCAGACCCAGAGCGTGCCGTCGCCGCGCACGTGCGCGCTGTGTTGCTTGCCGAGCGCGAGCGCCCGCGTGCCGGGCGGCGGTCCCGCGTCGAAGCCGGAGTCCGGGATGCCGGAGTCGGGGAGGCCCGAGTCGATGGTGCCCGCGTCGAAGCCCGAGTCCGGGATGCCGGAGTCGGTCGGACCTGCGTCGAAGCCCGAGTCGGGGATTCCGGAGTCCACGAGACCCGAGTCCAGGAGGCCCGAGTCCACGGGCCCGGAGTCGGGTCCGGCGTCCGGGAGGCCCACGTCGGGAGCGCCCCCGTCCGGCGCGCTGGCGTCGAACGGTGGCTCGATCGCCGCATCGCTCGAGCCGGAGTCGCTCGAGCCGGAGTCGGGCTCGCTCGCGTCCATCGGGTCGCCCGCGTCGAAGAGGCCGGCGTCGAGATCCCCGCCGTCATGCAGCGCGCCGTCCGGGACGGTCTCGGTCACCTCGAGCGCGTCGGAGCTGAAGAGCTGAAGCGGCCCCCGGAGCTCGGCGTCGTAGAAGCCGCGCGCCAGCGGAGCGTCCAGCCGCACGAAGAGGCCCGTCGCGTCCGCGCGGACGATGTGCGCCGCCTGGCCTCCGATCCACACCTCGAGGCCATCGCGGAGCTGGAGATCGCGCTCCACATCCAGGTACTCCGAGGGATGCAGACCCTCGACGTGGTAGACGGTCTCGGTCACGTCGGCGACGTCGACCACGCCAGGCGAGAGCGTGAACGCCGGCTCTCCGCAGCCCACGGCGAGGAGCGCGACGGTGAGGAGGATCGTTCTCAAGCGGCACCTCGGGTCCGGGGGGCTTCCCCGAGCAGCTGGTCGAGCACCTCGGCGTCGAGCGGCTTGCGCACCACCCGCAGCTCGGGGGGCGGCGTCCCGCTCGAGCCGGTCACGATGACGACGCGGTCCGCGAGCGCCGGATCCCGCTCCCGCAGCGCCTCGGCGAGCTCCCGGCCGCTCATGCCCGGCATGTTCATGTCGCAGAGCACCAGCTCGAAGCGCTCGCGCTCGAGCAGCCGCAGCGCCTCGTGGGGATCGGTCGTGCCGGTCACGTCGGCGCGGCGCTTCAACCAGCGCTTCATCGCGCGCACCACCGCGGGCTCGTCGTCCACCACCAGCACGCGCGGGCGCCCGGTCCGAGGGCGGGGCGCGCCCTGGACCGACGCGAGCGCGGGCGGCGTCGACTCGCGCTCCTTGGGCTCGAGCGCGGCGGGGAGGCGCACCCGGAACGTGGTGCCTTCGGGACCCGTCTTGGGGATCGACAGCTCGCCGCCGTGCGCCTCGACGAACGAGCGCGACAGGTAGAGGCCGAGCCCCGTGCCGCCCTGCCCCTTGGTCGTGTAGAACGCCTCGAAGAGCTTGTCCTTCACGTCCTGGGGGATGCCCGGCCCGTCGTCCGAGACCTCGAGCACCACCCGCTCGCCGAGCTTCGCGACGTGCACCTCGACGTGCCCGTCGTCGCCGACCGCGTCGAGCGCGTTGTTGACCAGGTTGAGCACGACCTGCTCGATGCGACCGCGATCGCACTCGACGCGGACGTCGCCTCCGCTCACCACGTCGATGGTCCCGTTGGGCCGCCGCGCCCGCGCCATGCGGACCATGTCCCGGCAGAGCCGCGTCAAGTCGACGACCTCACTCGAGACCGCGCTCCCGCCCACGCTGATCGCGGACAGATCCCGGACGATGCGCACGAGCCGCTCCACGCCGAGCCGCGCGTCGGTGATGCTGGAGCGCGCCTCGCCGTCCAGCTCCTCCTCGAGCGCGAGGAGGTTCGCCTGGATGAAGGCGAGCGGCGTGTTCATCTCGTGCGCGACGCCGGCCGAGAGGCGCCCGAGCAGCCCGAGCTTCTCGCCCACCATCGCCTGGCGCGCGAGCGCCGCGTTGCGGAGGCGCACGACCGCGGTGCGCGCGAGCAGCTCCGCGAAGCGGACGCTCTGCGCGTCGACGGGGCCCTCCGTCAGGATGACACCGTGGTCGCGCTCGCCGTCGTGAAGCGGGATGGCGACCGCGCCGGCCACCAGCGTCACGGCCACGCAGCCCGGGGACGTCGCCGCTTCGCTGGTGGTCTGCTTCGCGAGCCAGGCCGGGCTCGCCCCGTGCGACGCGAGCAGCTCGTCGTGGGCGGGGCTGGCGACGACGATCCAGGGGACCAGGGAGCCGTCGAGCGCGAGCCGGAGCTCGCCGAGCACCCGCTGCGGTCCGTCGTCCACCTCCGCCTTGCGGCTGAATTGCACGGCGTTGCGCAGCGCTCTCGCGTCCTCGTGGAGTCGCTCGCTCATCGCCGCGATCGCGTTGCCGAGGTCCCCGATCTCGTCGTCGGAGAGGGCGGGCAGCGGCACCGGACCGTCGCGCGCCTCGCGGACGGCCCGCGCGAGGTGCCGGACCGGTCGGGTCACGGCGCGCGAGAACACCCAGGCGAGGAACAGGAGCGGGACCACGGCCAGGGAGCTCCAGAGCGCCATGCGCCGGGTGATGGCGAAGGCGGCCTCGCGCGCGGGCGCGAGCGGCGCGTCGACGCGGACCGCGCGGCCCTCCATGAACGGCGCGACGGCGTGGACGCGGCTCTCCGCCGCCTGGAGATGCGCGACGACGCCGCCCCCCGTCTCGTCGAGGTGGTCGACCAGCCCCACGGTCCACCCCGCGGGCCCCGCCAGCGCCGGGCCGAGCTCCACCAACGCGTACGCGCGCACGTCGCCGACCTGCTCCGCGACCACGACGGCCTCCCCGTCGAAGATGAGATCGGCGTGCTCTGGACCGGCGAGCCCACGGAGGCGCGAGGCCGCCTCCTCGCTCGCCGCCGCCTCGAGGACCTCGACCCCATCTCGAAACGCGAGGATGGCGTCGGCGGTGTTCTCGGCCGTGGCGGGCACCTCGAGCAGCCTCCCGGCCTGGACCGCGAAGGCCACCGCGCGCAGCTGCGCCCTCGCGAGGTCGACCCGCTGCTGGACCTCGTCGCGACGCCGCACCGCGCCCTCCACCGCCGCGTCCACGAGGGTGGCCTCCTCGTGCTGGCGGACCAGGAGCACGATGGTCAGCGTGGCGACCGCGATCGCGACCAAGCCGGCCGCGGTGACGACCAGGGCCACGCGCGCGAAGAGGCTGCGCCGCCAGATCGCCAGCCGGCCGATCATCGGTCTCTCAGCACCGGTCGGGTCATGACGCGCGAGTTGCCGAGGTCGTCGGTCACCCGCACGACCACGTTCGTCAGGCCGAGGGGGACGGCCTGCGTCGCCTCGAAGCGCCCGTCACCGCCCACTTCCGCCGGCTGCCCGTTGATGTCCACGAGCGCGCCGACGTCGGTGGCGCCCGAGATGGTCACGCGCGGTCCGTGCACCACCGCGCTCGGCGTGGGCCGCGAGAGCGAGAGCGCGGGCGGGATCCGGTCGACGTCCAGCGTGAGCGTGCGCGCGTCCGAGGCGCGCCCCGCGGCGTCTCCGCGCACGCCGCGCACCCACCAGCGCAGGGGCCCGCTCGGGGCCGTGAGGGTCAGCGACGGCTCGACCACGGAGTGGGTCTCGGTGTCACCTTCCCCGCGCGCGACGAACACGCGGTAGCTCTCCGCGTCGTCCACGGGCTCCCAGCGCAACGTCGTCGATTGCCGGGTGCGGACCGTCGCGCCGTCCTCCGGGACGGTCAGCGTGGGGGCCGGGATCGAGGCGCCCTCGTCGAGGATCTCACCGTCGGGCGCGACGCTCACGAAGCTGTTCTCCTCGATCTCGACCGGCGCGCCCTCGCTCCGTTGGAGCCGCGCGCGGCCGTGCAGCAGCGCGATCTCGGTGTGGCCGCGGTCGACCTCGACCTGGGCCTCCACGTACGCGTCTGCGCCCGCGCCCTGCTCCGTCTCGATGACGAGGTCACCCGGGGGCAGCGCCACCTCGAGCCGCGCGTTCTCCGCGCTCGGATCGAGGCGGGCGACCATCCGTCCCGAGAGGTGCCGGAGGCGGGTGACCCGCGGCGGCTGCTCCGGGACCCGGAGGGTGGTCATCGGCGCGAGGCGGACGGTGCTCCCGTCTCGGTGGAAGCGGATCCCAGCGCGCCCGTCCTCCATCGTCTGGATCGCGTCGGCCGCGCGGAGCGAGCGACCCCGGGCGGTCGGCGTCCACGTCGCCACGCCCGCGGCGGAGAAGCGCACGTCTCCCTGCGCCTCGTCCAGGAGCGCGACGGCCGGCTCGGCCTCTCGCTCCGGCGGCGCGTCGGGCACGTCGGGCGCGGCCACGCTCGCCTCGCCGCACGCGACGAGGAGCGCCGCCGCGAACAGCGCGCCAGCGAGGCGCTCACGGCAGCGCGAACGCACCGCTCACCTCCAGGCTCCCCGCGACGGGCGCGGCGCCCCACGCGCGCCGGTCCAGATCACTCCCCACCGTCACGCCGCCCTCGACGCCGATCTCGAAGCCGTCGAGGCGCCAGCGAGGGCCCCCGAAGAGGCGGGCCGCGAGGTGCGGCGAGTCGCCGCTGACGTCGACGCGGTCGAGCGCGATCGCGCCGCGCGCGAGGCCGGCCGCGAGCTCGAGGCGCACCGCGGCCGCGAAGTCGTCGCCGAAGATCAGCTCGACCGCGCCTGCCCCGAGCACTCGATGTCGCAAACCAGAG encodes:
- a CDS encoding ATP-binding protein, which produces MIGRLAIWRRSLFARVALVVTAAGLVAIAVATLTIVLLVRQHEEATLVDAAVEGAVRRRDEVQQRVDLARAQLRAVAFAVQAGRLLEVPATAENTADAILAFRDGVEVLEAAASEEAASRLRGLAGPEHADLIFDGEAVVVAEQVGDVRAYALVELGPALAGPAGWTVGLVDHLDETGGGVVAHLQAAESRVHAVAPFMEGRAVRVDAPLAPAREAAFAITRRMALWSSLAVVPLLFLAWVFSRAVTRPVRHLARAVREARDGPVPLPALSDDEIGDLGNAIAAMSERLHEDARALRNAVQFSRKAEVDDGPQRVLGELRLALDGSLVPWIVVASPAHDELLASHGASPAWLAKQTTSEAATSPGCVAVTLVAGAVAIPLHDGERDHGVILTEGPVDAQSVRFAELLARTAVVRLRNAALARQAMVGEKLGLLGRLSAGVAHEMNTPLAFIQANLLALEEELDGEARSSITDARLGVERLVRIVRDLSAISVGGSAVSSEVVDLTRLCRDMVRMARARRPNGTIDVVSGGDVRVECDRGRIEQVVLNLVNNALDAVGDDGHVEVHVAKLGERVVLEVSDDGPGIPQDVKDKLFEAFYTTKGQGGTGLGLYLSRSFVEAHGGELSIPKTGPEGTTFRVRLPAALEPKERESTPPALASVQGAPRPRTGRPRVLVVDDEPAVVRAMKRWLKRRADVTGTTDPHEALRLLERERFELVLCDMNMPGMSGRELAEALRERDPALADRVVIVTGSSGTPPPELRVVRKPLDAEVLDQLLGEAPRTRGAA